A single region of the Grus americana isolate bGruAme1 chromosome 3, bGruAme1.mat, whole genome shotgun sequence genome encodes:
- the AGT gene encoding angiotensinogen, with amino-acid sequence MNLAADLFCLLVCLTTVTSDRVYVHPFNLFSFNKSTCEELESLGQGGKKTFVPISIESQTTPAYEDGLNDKDKLEAPSLSGRGRQKLSYLKDFVYVLGVRFYSELREARQGQNVLLSPTSLYGSLVSFYLGASNQTAADLQGLLGFVPPSGDPDCTSRVDGHKVLSSLRTIESLIKSRDEELLFSKTLCLFSAPSVPLSQLFVQDLLHSTDALYVRAVDFTNPSEAAKQINAFVEAKSEGQSKCLLTDIDPSADLLFAVDVRLTVNVKQASRLREPQEFWVDSHTKVLVPMLSVTGTFKYKTDASGTFSVVEVPISKTALLVLLQPINGSDLEHVETELPLQSSAWLQQLSPREIKLTLPELTIEGSSDLQELLADMELPALLGKGADLSKISDTSLRVGKVVNKAFFKLTSDGTDQPEDPAAQKEDLAFLEVTLNKPFLLAVFEEKSRAMLFLGRVTNPLHGV; translated from the exons ATGAACCTGGCAGCagatcttttctgtttgttggtGTGCCTCACCACAGTGACTTCGGACCGGGTCTATGTCCACCctttcaatttgttttctttcaacaaGAGTACCTGTGAGGAGCTGGAAAGCCTGGGCCaggggggaaagaaaacttttgtcCCCATCTCAATCGAGTCTCAAACCACACCTGCCTATGAAGATGGCCTGAATGACAAGGACAAGCTGGAAGCCCCGAGCCTGAGTGGCCGGGGGAGGCAGAAACTGAGCTACCTGAAGGACTTTGTGTACGTCCTGGGTGTGCGGTTTTACAGCGAGCTGCGGGAAGCACGGCAGGGCCAAAACGTGCTCCTGTCCCCAACCAGTCTTTACGGCTCTTTGGTGTCTTTCTACCTGGGCGCCTCAAACCAGACGGCTGCTGATTTGCAGGGTTTGCTGGGATTTGTCCCCCCCTCTGGAGACCCTGACTGCACCTCCAGGGTGGACGGACACAAAGTCCTTTCCAGCCTGAGGACGATCGAAAGCCTCATCAAGAGCAGGGACGAGGAGCTGCTCTTTTCCAAGACACTCTGCTTGTTCTCTGCCCCCAGCGTACCTCTATCCCAACTGTTCGTGCAGGACTTGCTCCACTCCACTGACGCTCTCTACGTCCGAGCTGTTGACTTTACAAACCCAAGTGAGGCAGCGAAGCAAATAAACGCCTTTGTGGAGGCCAAAAGCGAGGGCCAAAGCAAGTGCTTACTGACAGACATCGATCCATCCGCCGACCTGCTGTTTGCGGTGGACGTCCGCTTGACAG tgaaCGTTAAGCAAGCCTCCCGCCTCAGAGAGCCTCAGGAGTTCTGGGTGGATTCACACACAAAGGTCTTGGTGCCTATGTTGTCAGTCACAGGGACATTCAAGTACAAAACTGATGCCAGTGGGACTTTTTCTGTGGTGGAAGTGCCCATCAGCAAGACCgcgctgctggtgctgctgcagcccatcaATGGCAGCGACCTGGAGCACGTGGAGACTGAGCTGCCTCTGCAGTCCTCGGCCTGGCTTCAGCAGCTGTCCCCAAG agaaattaaattaacgCTGCCAGAGTTAACAATAGAAGGCAGCTCCGATCTACAGGAGCTTCTTGCAGATATGGAACTGCCTGcactgctggggaagggggcagATCTCAGCAAAATAAGCGACACCAGTCTAAGAGTTGGAAAG GTAGTAAACAAAGCCTTTTTCAAACTGACCAGTGATGGAACAGATCAGCCAGAAGATCCCGCAGCACAGAAGGAAGATTTGGCGTTCCTGGAAGTAACACTGAACAAACCGTTCCTTTTAGCTGTTTTTGAAGAGAAGTCAAGGGCAATGCTTTTCCTTGGCAGAGTAACAAACCCACTGCACGGGGTTTAA